A window from Triticum aestivum cultivar Chinese Spring chromosome 6D, IWGSC CS RefSeq v2.1, whole genome shotgun sequence encodes these proteins:
- the LOC123140828 gene encoding uncharacterized protein, with product MSIPAPLEDEDLLREILLRLPPLPSTLSRASLVCTRWRRILSDPRFLRRFSRHHPEPPLLGFFKGSTPYPFLIPVLDPPDRIPAERFFLPEITGDWEFLGCRHGLAVMLSESLCEVFVWDPLNGQQHRVPFPLELRDAKRESFCRCSATVMCVDDQDGHVQDDCFLNPSFKLVLICSRRDLKTSLACAYESVSGVWGNIVSASTRRMVMKLKPSILIRSAVYWLLHGGQILAFDIQRQTLAVIETPVDAQRWSFQLLRTDEDSVLGLAAMSKLGIHIWERKLNSDGVAGWVLLQKINQLEGMLSNDFINGGMVGYDEELNVVVLSTYEYLTKNYHNSRKRDRKLPLYDFVPKTTTFLLIRGKKLPSVKTARFAWVKPESDCPTPHISGLKMQSGP from the coding sequence atgTCAATTCCAGCGCCTCTGGAGGATGAGGACCTCCTCAGGGAGATCCTCCTCCGGCTGCCTCCGCTGCCGTCAACCCTCTCCCGTGCCTCCCTCGTATGCACGCGCTGGCGCCGCATCCTCTCCGATCCCCGCTTCCTACGCCGTTTCAGCAGACACCACCCGGAACCTCCTCTCTTAGGTTTCTTCAAAGGGTCTACCCCATATCCCTTCTTAATTCCTGTCCTGGACCCGCCCGATCGCATCCCTGCCGAGCGCTTCTTTCTGCCTGAGATCACGGGGGATTGGGAGTTCCTTGGCTGCCGCCACGGCCTCGCCGTCATGCTCAGCGAGTCTCTGTGTGAGGTCTTCGTGTGGGATCCCCTCAACGGCCAGCAGCACCGCGTGCCTTTTCCACTGGAGCTCCGCGACGCCAAAAGGGAGAGTTTCTGTAGGTGCAGCGCCACGGTGATGTGTGTTGATGATCAAGACGGGCATGTGCAGGACGATTGCTTCTTGAACCCGTCCTTCAAATTGGTCTTGATCTGCTCCCGTAGAGACCTGAAGACGTCATTAGCTTGTGCCTACGAATCAGTGTCGGGTGTATGGGGGAATATTGTCTCAGCGTCGACTAGAAGGATGGTTATGAAGCTAAAGCCCAGCATCCTTATCAGGAGTGCAGTTTACTGGTTGCTGCATGGAGGTCAAATCCTTGCATTCGATATTCAAAGGCAGACTCTTGCTGTCATCGAGACGCCCGTAGATGCCCAACGTTGGTCCTTTCAGCTCTTACGGACAGATGAAGATAGCGTTCTTGGCCTCGCCGCTATGTCGAAACTGGGCATTCATATATGGGAGAGGAAACTCAACTCTGATGGTGTTGCCGGATGGGTGCTTCTGCAGAAAATCAATCAATTGGAGGGGATGTTGTCTAACGACTTCATAAATGGAGGGATGGTGGGGTATGACGAGGAGTTAAATGTGGTGGTTTTGTCTACAtacgagtatttaaccaaaaactatcaCAATTCGCGGAAacgtgacagaaaactaccactttacgattttgtcccgaaaactaccacttttttattaatccgtggcaaaaaactaccaagtgtgAAAACTGCTCGCTTTGCCTGGGTTAAACCCGAATCTGACTGCCCGACCCCACACATAAGTGGGCTAAAAATGCAATCGGGTCCCTAG